CTCGTGGTGCCCCAAGTTTCTACCTTTCTTTGGTTTGtgttactttttttatttaaaaaaagaaagaaaaaagacacgTTGCATGACGCTTGCACCATTTTTATGAGCCATGTGTCTCTTCCGGCATTCGACCAAACGCCGGTGTCGTTATTCTTTAATATTTGCCGTATCAGACTTGGCTTATGTTAAGTTACTGTAATCTGTACTTTTCTCCTAACATATTGGAAAAGAGAGcaacccaattttttttattttataatataattggGCATTACCCTTATGCCCCATGACCAAATTCATGACCACCTTAACTCGTCCTATACGCTTCCTTTGCCTTCCCGCCAAATGCAATTTCAAGGGCTTACACACCCACCACCTGTTCGATGAAACGTCTCAAAGAGATATCTACTCGCTAAACGCACTGCTTGCCTCTTATAACCGGAATGGACAATTTTCCACCACATGGGCTCTCTTCTCTTGCATTCATCGCGCGAAACCCGACCTCAATGCGTACACTTTCACTCGGGTATTGGGCGCGTGCAGGGCGTTGCCCAGCCCCGAACGCGGCAGACAAGTCCATGGTCTTATGATCAAGACAGGTGCTGAGTCAGGAACTGTGGCGAAGACTGCCGTCATGGACATGTACTCCAAGTACGGGTATTTGGAGGACTCTGTTAGAGCCTTTGAAGAGATGGAGTTCAAGGATGTTGTGACTTGGAACGCTTTGCTTTCTAGCTTTTTGAGGCACGGGCTTGCTCGAGAAGCGCTTGGTGCGTTTGAAGCGATGAGGGAGGAAAGAGTGGAGATCAGCGAGTTTACTTTGTGTTCTCTGCTTAAAGCTTGTGCCTCTTTGAGGGCCTCTCCACAAGGCAAGCAGGTTCATGGCATGGTGGTTGTGATGGGCCGTGATATGTTAATTTTGGGTACTGCTTTAATTGACTTTTACTCTGCTGTTGGGTGTATTAGTGAAGCCATGAAAGTGTTCTCCGGCTTGAATGGTAGAAAGGATGATGCAATGTTCAATTCTTTAGTTGCAGGGTGTGTTCGGAATAAGAAGTACAAAGAGGCATTATCGATTATGTCTACAATGAAACCCAATGTAATTGCACTCACTAGCGCTCTTGCTGCTTGCTctgagaattcaaatttgtgGATTGGAAAGCAGATACACTGCGTGGCGATGCGTCACGGGTTCACATCCGACACACAAATGTGCAATGTTCTGCTAGACATGTATGCAAAATGTGGGAAAATTTCAAATGCTCGATCCTTGTTCAATGGAATTTCTAACAAAAATGTAGTTTCATGGACAAGCATGATTGATGCAT
Above is a genomic segment from Prunus dulcis chromosome 7, ALMONDv2, whole genome shotgun sequence containing:
- the LOC117635103 gene encoding pentatricopeptide repeat-containing protein At5g66500, mitochondrial; protein product: MTTLTRPIRFLCLPAKCNFKGLHTHHLFDETSQRDIYSLNALLASYNRNGQFSTTWALFSCIHRAKPDLNAYTFTRVLGACRALPSPERGRQVHGLMIKTGAESGTVAKTAVMDMYSKYGYLEDSVRAFEEMEFKDVVTWNALLSSFLRHGLAREALGAFEAMREERVEISEFTLCSLLKACASLRASPQGKQVHGMVVVMGRDMLILGTALIDFYSAVGCISEAMKVFSGLNGRKDDAMFNSLVAGCVRNKKYKEALSIMSTMKPNVIALTSALAACSENSNLWIGKQIHCVAMRHGFTSDTQMCNVLLDMYAKCGKISNARSLFNGISNKNVVSWTSMIDAYGSHGNGLEALDLFKRMGEERSEVLPNSVTFLAVLSACGHSGLVEQGRECFNSAPEKYGLDLGPEHYGCFIDMLGRAGQIDEVWCVFQDMVEHGIRPTAAVWSALLNACGHNLDVTRGEVAAKHLLELEPNKPGNFVLVSNFYATIGRWDSVDQLRSIMEMKGLVKEVGRSWVTDSKCHESDFT